A DNA window from Drosophila pseudoobscura strain MV-25-SWS-2005 chromosome 2, UCI_Dpse_MV25, whole genome shotgun sequence contains the following coding sequences:
- the LOC6897552 gene encoding serine/arginine repetitive matrix protein 1 isoform X8 → MLVGYRSPWQPLTNRRLDRKSSRGMIYENEELRLRTININAEVERGQSDIKRLRRENEQLRREIWTLRDECDRLNKRFKAKLNEHEFGGCRGSGGSGGTCHAYRCSGGGGRGSGGCDVNSDDSDSCDTCRGADDGHCSDDCCQEGGSCAPLKPPLPPEVPATSSSSKNEDSSLKAEQQQQQPMHFDHLSVVSEETLSNPEMLQQFQQQEHRMLCTPDLNGSQSTLPSLMGPLTPLTPIELVANQMNDLHASVPPLSYFENILSQHMGNPNSALTPTPELGSSSSTTTGKTMRHTNGWDYNLQSPFTHRKYSNHTSPSRSPPPPAMMTTFVPTSTQQTMPKIALNAPHLPESQGDIETVAITTNATQQALNSPKHFFAPLKPRLRLNTKLANQGQCQGQLPDSLPPGSPPPPLRDPPDIFVNNALASPYQRRVSPQTDSVNLESILNDIETISEDILAIQLEKSKSRDNLSHRQDNDKAKKPYRSEMNLYLQYDGTNPTISPATATASTESQSGGAGLTTTTTSSGDSGNSGNSKLMRRTRSLEREHTDSPAPHIPDPMAPFPDKCTYLGFEQINQAAAGPQQSPNGQRPPISAKPSIAAKPPPPLPPARRPQMPTEPPPPPPTSVSGMSPNKSHLYKTLATAAAKRAIFRSSPSQLTRSLDVDLPGTEVETAAEQAAQTEADELARRKARRVSILCGSGQAPEDAVAPVTTAPMATASCVDLPTAVLTHPSIKAFKISHSTPSSPHSSRRRTNSNTMAVPGHPEVTATTSAPPSTSHHHHHRKEGSDPAPMTTATVSRTKCSRRHSEGTVHTVHRNSGASGGGAGGGGHHHHHNHHHPHSGMAISNNPHHSHHSHQDSNHETATSLSDRNSNSFASSRESSTSFSMRSTRRKISISSHTGGKIPWCGCWGNGCL, encoded by the exons ATGTTGGTTGGCTACCGTTCGCCCTGGCAACCGCTCACCAATCGAAG ATTGGACAGAAAGTCATCGCGGGGCATGATATACGAGAATGAGGAGCTCAGGTTGCGCACCATCAACATAAATGCCGAAGTTGAACGAG GGCAATCGGACATCAAGCGCCTGCGGCGTGAGAATGAGCAATTGCGTCGCGAGATCTGGACACTGCGGGACGAGTGTGATAGGCTGAACAAACGCTTCAAGGCGAAGCTCAATGAACATGAATTTGGCGGCTGTCGGGGCAGTGGAGGGAGTGGCGGCACCTGCCACGCGTACAGGTGTAGTGGCGGAGGCGGACGAGGCAGCGGTGGTTGTGATGTAAACAGTGAT GACTCTGACTCTTGTGATACCTGTCGCGGGGCAGACGATGGTCATTGCAGCGACGATTGCTGCCAGGAGGGTGGTTCCTGTGCCCCTCTCaagccgccactgccgccagAGGTGCCCGcaacgtcatcatcatcaaagaATGAGGATTCCTCGCTCaaggcagagcagcagcagcagcagcccatgCACTTCGATCACCTGTCGGTGGTGTCTGAGGAGACGCTGAGCAATCCAGAGATGCTGCAACAGTTCCAACAGCAAGAACATCGAATGCTTTGCACACCGGATTTGAATGGATCGCAGAGCACGCTGCCCAGTTTAATGGGGCCACTGACACCCCTGACGCCCATTGAGCTGGTGGCTAATCAGATGAATGACCTGCACGCCTCAGTGCCACCATTGTCGTACTTTGAGAACATACTGTCGCAGCACATGGGGAATCCCAATTCAG CCCTGACACCCACGCCGGAGCTGGGGAGCAGTTCGAGCACCACCACTGGCAAGACCATGCGCCACACCAATGGCTGGGACTACAATCTCCAGTCGCCCTTCACGCACCGAAAATATTCCAATCATACATCGCCTTCCCGCtcgccaccgccaccggcTATGATGACAACCTTTGTGCCAACATCCACACAGCAGACGATGCCAAAAATCGCCCTGAATGCTCCACATCTGCCAGAGAGCCAGGGGGACATCGAGACGGTGGCCATCACTACGAATGCAACGCAACAAGCGCTCAACAGTCCGAAGCATTTCTTTGCCCCGCTCAAGCCGCGTCTCAGGCTCAACACGAAGCTCGCGAACCAGGGTCAGTGCCAGGGGCAGCTGCCAGATTCCCTGCCGCCAGGatcgccgccaccgccgctaCGCGATCCTCCGGATATATTCGTGAACAATGCTCTGGCTTCGCCGTACCAGAGACGAGTCTCGCCACAA ACGGATTCGGTAAACCTGGAATCAATACTAAACGACATTGAGACTATTTCGGAGGACATCTTAGCCATTCAGCTAGAAAAAAGCAAGTCGCGGGACAACCTGAGTCATCGCCAGGACAACGACAAGGCGAAGAAGCCATATCGCTCCGAGAtgaatctgtatctgcagTACGACGGCACAAATCCAACCATTTctcctgccacagccaccgcaTCCACGGAGAGCCAATCGGGAGGTGCGGGACTGACCACGACGACAACCTCCAGTGGGGATTCGGGGAACAGTGGGAACAGCAAGCTGATGCGACGCACTCGCTCCCTGGAGAGGGAGCACACCGACAGCCCTGCCCCTCACATACCCGATCCGATGGCACCGTTTCCCGACAAATGCACATATCTGGGATTCGAGCAGATCAATCAGGCGGCAGCTGGACCGCAACAATCCCCGAATGGACAGCGTCCGCCCATCAGTGCCAAGCCGAGTATAGCGGCCAAGCCGCCGCCTCCATTGCCGCCGGCACGAAGGCCACAGATGCCCACAgagccgccgcctccgccaccgaCATCTGTCAGTGGCATGTCGCCGAACAAGAGTCATCTGTACAAGACCCTGGCCACGGCAGCGGCCAAGCGGGCCATTTTTCGATCGTCTCCTTCACAATTAACGCGCTCGCTGGATGTGGATCTGCCAGGAACTGAGGTGGAGACAGCTGCAGAGCAGGCGGCACAGACAGAG GCTGATGAGCTGGCGCGGAGGAAGGCACGTCGCGTCTCCATATTGTGTGGCTCTGGACAAGCGCCCGAGGATGCTGTCGCACCAGTAACCACAGCACCCATGGCCACTGCCAGTTGTGTGGACCTGCCCACCGCAGTGCTCACACATCCCAGCATTAAGGCCTTCAAGATTAGTCACAGCACACCGTCCTCGCCACATTCCTCTCGCCGGCGCACCAACAGCAATACAATGGCAGTGCCAGGCCATCCAGAGGTGACGGCCACTACCTCGGCGCCGCCCAGCACCAGTCACCATCATCACCATCGCAAGGAGGGCAGCGATCCGGCGCCAATGACGACAGCGACTGTCAGTCGGACGAAATGCTCGCGTCGTCACTCGGAGGGCACTGTCCATACGGTGCATAGAAATAGTGGTGCcagcggaggaggagcaggagggggaggacaccatcatcatcacaaCCACCATCATCCGCATAGCGGCATGGCGATTAGCAACAATCCGCACCACAGCCACCATTCCCACCAGGATAGCAACCACGAGACGGCCACCTCGTTATCCGATCGAAACTCGAACAGTTTTGCCTCCTCGCGAGAGTCCTCCACGAGTTTCAGCATGCGCTCCACTCGCAGGAAGATCTCGATAAGCTCTCACACGGGTGGCAAGATACCCTGGTGTGGCTGCTGGGGCAACGGTTGCCTCTAG
- the LOC6897552 gene encoding serine/arginine repetitive matrix protein 1 isoform X3: MLRERRRHAHFKLNTRLDRKSSRGMIYENEELRLRTININAEVERGQSDIKRLRRENEQLRREIWTLRDECDRLNKRFKAKLNEHEFGGCRGSGGSGGTCHAYRCSGGGGRGSGGCDVNSDDSDSCDTCRGADDGHCSDDCCQEGGSCAPLKPPLPPEVPATSSSSKNEDSSLKAEQQQQQPMHFDHLSVVSEETLSNPEMLQQFQQQEHRMLCTPDLNGSQSTLPSLMGPLTPLTPIELVANQMNDLHASVPPLSYFENILSQHMGNPNSALTPTPELGSSSSTTTGKTMRHTNGWDYNLQSPFTHRKYSNHTSPSRSPPPPAMMTTFVPTSTQQTMPKIALNAPHLPESQGDIETVAITTNATQQALNSPKHFFAPLKPRLRLNTKLANQGQCQGQLPDSLPPGSPPPPLRDPPDIFVNNALASPYQRRVSPQVSPRRHRAHSHCHAHQHPRQHPSQRHDQDHDHNQEQEGLPQHPHHCALHRAVVDVAAAVGLGFGPAANASPRDKARPHPGSSVLDIYTAALANAAVARCSPLPMPNSAAEPIYATAQKPCQSTCISATALTKPVMTITTNTTKTTTSPMRLPAKVSKVQAKRETVSQTDSVNLESILNDIETISEDILAIQLEKSKSRDNLSHRQDNDKAKKPYRSEMNLYLQYDGTNPTISPATATASTESQSGGAGLTTTTTSSGDSGNSGNSKLMRRTRSLEREHTDSPAPHIPDPMAPFPDKCTYLGFEQINQAAAGPQQSPNGQRPPISAKPSIAAKPPPPLPPARRPQMPTEPPPPPPTSVSGMSPNKSHLYKTLATAAAKRAIFRSSPSQLTRSLDVDLPGTEVETAAEQAAQTEADELARRKARRVSILCGSGQAPEDAVAPVTTAPMATASCVDLPTAVLTHPSIKAFKISHSTPSSPHSSRRRTNSNTMAVPGHPEVTATTSAPPSTSHHHHHRKEGSDPAPMTTATVSRTKCSRRHSEGTVHTVHRNSGASGGGAGGGGHHHHHNHHHPHSGMAISNNPHHSHHSHQDSNHETATSLSDRNSNSFASSRESSTSFSMRSTRRKISISSHTGGKIPWCGCWGNGCL; this comes from the exons ATGCTCCGAGAACGAAGACGTCATGCACACTTTAAGCTAAACACCAG ATTGGACAGAAAGTCATCGCGGGGCATGATATACGAGAATGAGGAGCTCAGGTTGCGCACCATCAACATAAATGCCGAAGTTGAACGAG GGCAATCGGACATCAAGCGCCTGCGGCGTGAGAATGAGCAATTGCGTCGCGAGATCTGGACACTGCGGGACGAGTGTGATAGGCTGAACAAACGCTTCAAGGCGAAGCTCAATGAACATGAATTTGGCGGCTGTCGGGGCAGTGGAGGGAGTGGCGGCACCTGCCACGCGTACAGGTGTAGTGGCGGAGGCGGACGAGGCAGCGGTGGTTGTGATGTAAACAGTGAT GACTCTGACTCTTGTGATACCTGTCGCGGGGCAGACGATGGTCATTGCAGCGACGATTGCTGCCAGGAGGGTGGTTCCTGTGCCCCTCTCaagccgccactgccgccagAGGTGCCCGcaacgtcatcatcatcaaagaATGAGGATTCCTCGCTCaaggcagagcagcagcagcagcagcccatgCACTTCGATCACCTGTCGGTGGTGTCTGAGGAGACGCTGAGCAATCCAGAGATGCTGCAACAGTTCCAACAGCAAGAACATCGAATGCTTTGCACACCGGATTTGAATGGATCGCAGAGCACGCTGCCCAGTTTAATGGGGCCACTGACACCCCTGACGCCCATTGAGCTGGTGGCTAATCAGATGAATGACCTGCACGCCTCAGTGCCACCATTGTCGTACTTTGAGAACATACTGTCGCAGCACATGGGGAATCCCAATTCAG CCCTGACACCCACGCCGGAGCTGGGGAGCAGTTCGAGCACCACCACTGGCAAGACCATGCGCCACACCAATGGCTGGGACTACAATCTCCAGTCGCCCTTCACGCACCGAAAATATTCCAATCATACATCGCCTTCCCGCtcgccaccgccaccggcTATGATGACAACCTTTGTGCCAACATCCACACAGCAGACGATGCCAAAAATCGCCCTGAATGCTCCACATCTGCCAGAGAGCCAGGGGGACATCGAGACGGTGGCCATCACTACGAATGCAACGCAACAAGCGCTCAACAGTCCGAAGCATTTCTTTGCCCCGCTCAAGCCGCGTCTCAGGCTCAACACGAAGCTCGCGAACCAGGGTCAGTGCCAGGGGCAGCTGCCAGATTCCCTGCCGCCAGGatcgccgccaccgccgctaCGCGATCCTCCGGATATATTCGTGAACAATGCTCTGGCTTCGCCGTACCAGAGACGAGTCTCGCCACAAGTAAGTCCGCGTCGCCATCGCGCCCACTCGCATTGCCATGCCCACCAGCATCCGCGCCAGCACCCAAGCCAGCGGCACgaccaggaccacgaccacaaccaggagcaggaggggcTGCCACAGCATCCCCATCACTGTGCCCTGCACCGAGCCGTGGTCGATGTGGCCGCGGCCGTTGGCTTGGGCTTTGGCCCCGCTGCCAATGCCAGTCCCAGAGACAAGGCTCGGCCGCATCCGGGCTCCAGCGTGCTGGACATCTACACGGCTGCCCTTGCCAATGCAGCGGTAGCCCGTTGCTCGCCACTACCTATGCCCAACTCTGCTGCGGAGCCCATCTATGCGACCGCACAAAAGCCCTGCCAGAGCACCTGCATCTCGGCCACAGCCCTGACCAAGCCCGTGATGACCATTACCACGAACACAACCAAGACCACAACTTCCCCTATGAGATTGCCAGCGAAAGTATCGAAGGTCCAAGCGAAACGGGAGACCGTTAGTCAG ACGGATTCGGTAAACCTGGAATCAATACTAAACGACATTGAGACTATTTCGGAGGACATCTTAGCCATTCAGCTAGAAAAAAGCAAGTCGCGGGACAACCTGAGTCATCGCCAGGACAACGACAAGGCGAAGAAGCCATATCGCTCCGAGAtgaatctgtatctgcagTACGACGGCACAAATCCAACCATTTctcctgccacagccaccgcaTCCACGGAGAGCCAATCGGGAGGTGCGGGACTGACCACGACGACAACCTCCAGTGGGGATTCGGGGAACAGTGGGAACAGCAAGCTGATGCGACGCACTCGCTCCCTGGAGAGGGAGCACACCGACAGCCCTGCCCCTCACATACCCGATCCGATGGCACCGTTTCCCGACAAATGCACATATCTGGGATTCGAGCAGATCAATCAGGCGGCAGCTGGACCGCAACAATCCCCGAATGGACAGCGTCCGCCCATCAGTGCCAAGCCGAGTATAGCGGCCAAGCCGCCGCCTCCATTGCCGCCGGCACGAAGGCCACAGATGCCCACAgagccgccgcctccgccaccgaCATCTGTCAGTGGCATGTCGCCGAACAAGAGTCATCTGTACAAGACCCTGGCCACGGCAGCGGCCAAGCGGGCCATTTTTCGATCGTCTCCTTCACAATTAACGCGCTCGCTGGATGTGGATCTGCCAGGAACTGAGGTGGAGACAGCTGCAGAGCAGGCGGCACAGACAGAG GCTGATGAGCTGGCGCGGAGGAAGGCACGTCGCGTCTCCATATTGTGTGGCTCTGGACAAGCGCCCGAGGATGCTGTCGCACCAGTAACCACAGCACCCATGGCCACTGCCAGTTGTGTGGACCTGCCCACCGCAGTGCTCACACATCCCAGCATTAAGGCCTTCAAGATTAGTCACAGCACACCGTCCTCGCCACATTCCTCTCGCCGGCGCACCAACAGCAATACAATGGCAGTGCCAGGCCATCCAGAGGTGACGGCCACTACCTCGGCGCCGCCCAGCACCAGTCACCATCATCACCATCGCAAGGAGGGCAGCGATCCGGCGCCAATGACGACAGCGACTGTCAGTCGGACGAAATGCTCGCGTCGTCACTCGGAGGGCACTGTCCATACGGTGCATAGAAATAGTGGTGCcagcggaggaggagcaggagggggaggacaccatcatcatcacaaCCACCATCATCCGCATAGCGGCATGGCGATTAGCAACAATCCGCACCACAGCCACCATTCCCACCAGGATAGCAACCACGAGACGGCCACCTCGTTATCCGATCGAAACTCGAACAGTTTTGCCTCCTCGCGAGAGTCCTCCACGAGTTTCAGCATGCGCTCCACTCGCAGGAAGATCTCGATAAGCTCTCACACGGGTGGCAAGATACCCTGGTGTGGCTGCTGGGGCAACGGTTGCCTCTAG
- the LOC6897552 gene encoding serine/arginine repetitive matrix protein 1 isoform X4 has protein sequence MSSYYYDTELDRKSSRGMIYENEELRLRTININAEVERGQSDIKRLRRENEQLRREIWTLRDECDRLNKRFKAKLNEHEFGGCRGSGGSGGTCHAYRCSGGGGRGSGGCDVNSDDSDSCDTCRGADDGHCSDDCCQEGGSCAPLKPPLPPEVPATSSSSKNEDSSLKAEQQQQQPMHFDHLSVVSEETLSNPEMLQQFQQQEHRMLCTPDLNGSQSTLPSLMGPLTPLTPIELVANQMNDLHASVPPLSYFENILSQHMGNPNSALTPTPELGSSSSTTTGKTMRHTNGWDYNLQSPFTHRKYSNHTSPSRSPPPPAMMTTFVPTSTQQTMPKIALNAPHLPESQGDIETVAITTNATQQALNSPKHFFAPLKPRLRLNTKLANQGQCQGQLPDSLPPGSPPPPLRDPPDIFVNNALASPYQRRVSPQVSPRRHRAHSHCHAHQHPRQHPSQRHDQDHDHNQEQEGLPQHPHHCALHRAVVDVAAAVGLGFGPAANASPRDKARPHPGSSVLDIYTAALANAAVARCSPLPMPNSAAEPIYATAQKPCQSTCISATALTKPVMTITTNTTKTTTSPMRLPAKVSKVQAKRETVSQTDSVNLESILNDIETISEDILAIQLEKSKSRDNLSHRQDNDKAKKPYRSEMNLYLQYDGTNPTISPATATASTESQSGGAGLTTTTTSSGDSGNSGNSKLMRRTRSLEREHTDSPAPHIPDPMAPFPDKCTYLGFEQINQAAAGPQQSPNGQRPPISAKPSIAAKPPPPLPPARRPQMPTEPPPPPPTSVSGMSPNKSHLYKTLATAAAKRAIFRSSPSQLTRSLDVDLPGTEVETAAEQAAQTEADELARRKARRVSILCGSGQAPEDAVAPVTTAPMATASCVDLPTAVLTHPSIKAFKISHSTPSSPHSSRRRTNSNTMAVPGHPEVTATTSAPPSTSHHHHHRKEGSDPAPMTTATVSRTKCSRRHSEGTVHTVHRNSGASGGGAGGGGHHHHHNHHHPHSGMAISNNPHHSHHSHQDSNHETATSLSDRNSNSFASSRESSTSFSMRSTRRKISISSHTGGKIPWCGCWGNGCL, from the exons ATGAGTTCTTATTATTATGATACTGA ATTGGACAGAAAGTCATCGCGGGGCATGATATACGAGAATGAGGAGCTCAGGTTGCGCACCATCAACATAAATGCCGAAGTTGAACGAG GGCAATCGGACATCAAGCGCCTGCGGCGTGAGAATGAGCAATTGCGTCGCGAGATCTGGACACTGCGGGACGAGTGTGATAGGCTGAACAAACGCTTCAAGGCGAAGCTCAATGAACATGAATTTGGCGGCTGTCGGGGCAGTGGAGGGAGTGGCGGCACCTGCCACGCGTACAGGTGTAGTGGCGGAGGCGGACGAGGCAGCGGTGGTTGTGATGTAAACAGTGAT GACTCTGACTCTTGTGATACCTGTCGCGGGGCAGACGATGGTCATTGCAGCGACGATTGCTGCCAGGAGGGTGGTTCCTGTGCCCCTCTCaagccgccactgccgccagAGGTGCCCGcaacgtcatcatcatcaaagaATGAGGATTCCTCGCTCaaggcagagcagcagcagcagcagcccatgCACTTCGATCACCTGTCGGTGGTGTCTGAGGAGACGCTGAGCAATCCAGAGATGCTGCAACAGTTCCAACAGCAAGAACATCGAATGCTTTGCACACCGGATTTGAATGGATCGCAGAGCACGCTGCCCAGTTTAATGGGGCCACTGACACCCCTGACGCCCATTGAGCTGGTGGCTAATCAGATGAATGACCTGCACGCCTCAGTGCCACCATTGTCGTACTTTGAGAACATACTGTCGCAGCACATGGGGAATCCCAATTCAG CCCTGACACCCACGCCGGAGCTGGGGAGCAGTTCGAGCACCACCACTGGCAAGACCATGCGCCACACCAATGGCTGGGACTACAATCTCCAGTCGCCCTTCACGCACCGAAAATATTCCAATCATACATCGCCTTCCCGCtcgccaccgccaccggcTATGATGACAACCTTTGTGCCAACATCCACACAGCAGACGATGCCAAAAATCGCCCTGAATGCTCCACATCTGCCAGAGAGCCAGGGGGACATCGAGACGGTGGCCATCACTACGAATGCAACGCAACAAGCGCTCAACAGTCCGAAGCATTTCTTTGCCCCGCTCAAGCCGCGTCTCAGGCTCAACACGAAGCTCGCGAACCAGGGTCAGTGCCAGGGGCAGCTGCCAGATTCCCTGCCGCCAGGatcgccgccaccgccgctaCGCGATCCTCCGGATATATTCGTGAACAATGCTCTGGCTTCGCCGTACCAGAGACGAGTCTCGCCACAAGTAAGTCCGCGTCGCCATCGCGCCCACTCGCATTGCCATGCCCACCAGCATCCGCGCCAGCACCCAAGCCAGCGGCACgaccaggaccacgaccacaaccaggagcaggaggggcTGCCACAGCATCCCCATCACTGTGCCCTGCACCGAGCCGTGGTCGATGTGGCCGCGGCCGTTGGCTTGGGCTTTGGCCCCGCTGCCAATGCCAGTCCCAGAGACAAGGCTCGGCCGCATCCGGGCTCCAGCGTGCTGGACATCTACACGGCTGCCCTTGCCAATGCAGCGGTAGCCCGTTGCTCGCCACTACCTATGCCCAACTCTGCTGCGGAGCCCATCTATGCGACCGCACAAAAGCCCTGCCAGAGCACCTGCATCTCGGCCACAGCCCTGACCAAGCCCGTGATGACCATTACCACGAACACAACCAAGACCACAACTTCCCCTATGAGATTGCCAGCGAAAGTATCGAAGGTCCAAGCGAAACGGGAGACCGTTAGTCAG ACGGATTCGGTAAACCTGGAATCAATACTAAACGACATTGAGACTATTTCGGAGGACATCTTAGCCATTCAGCTAGAAAAAAGCAAGTCGCGGGACAACCTGAGTCATCGCCAGGACAACGACAAGGCGAAGAAGCCATATCGCTCCGAGAtgaatctgtatctgcagTACGACGGCACAAATCCAACCATTTctcctgccacagccaccgcaTCCACGGAGAGCCAATCGGGAGGTGCGGGACTGACCACGACGACAACCTCCAGTGGGGATTCGGGGAACAGTGGGAACAGCAAGCTGATGCGACGCACTCGCTCCCTGGAGAGGGAGCACACCGACAGCCCTGCCCCTCACATACCCGATCCGATGGCACCGTTTCCCGACAAATGCACATATCTGGGATTCGAGCAGATCAATCAGGCGGCAGCTGGACCGCAACAATCCCCGAATGGACAGCGTCCGCCCATCAGTGCCAAGCCGAGTATAGCGGCCAAGCCGCCGCCTCCATTGCCGCCGGCACGAAGGCCACAGATGCCCACAgagccgccgcctccgccaccgaCATCTGTCAGTGGCATGTCGCCGAACAAGAGTCATCTGTACAAGACCCTGGCCACGGCAGCGGCCAAGCGGGCCATTTTTCGATCGTCTCCTTCACAATTAACGCGCTCGCTGGATGTGGATCTGCCAGGAACTGAGGTGGAGACAGCTGCAGAGCAGGCGGCACAGACAGAG GCTGATGAGCTGGCGCGGAGGAAGGCACGTCGCGTCTCCATATTGTGTGGCTCTGGACAAGCGCCCGAGGATGCTGTCGCACCAGTAACCACAGCACCCATGGCCACTGCCAGTTGTGTGGACCTGCCCACCGCAGTGCTCACACATCCCAGCATTAAGGCCTTCAAGATTAGTCACAGCACACCGTCCTCGCCACATTCCTCTCGCCGGCGCACCAACAGCAATACAATGGCAGTGCCAGGCCATCCAGAGGTGACGGCCACTACCTCGGCGCCGCCCAGCACCAGTCACCATCATCACCATCGCAAGGAGGGCAGCGATCCGGCGCCAATGACGACAGCGACTGTCAGTCGGACGAAATGCTCGCGTCGTCACTCGGAGGGCACTGTCCATACGGTGCATAGAAATAGTGGTGCcagcggaggaggagcaggagggggaggacaccatcatcatcacaaCCACCATCATCCGCATAGCGGCATGGCGATTAGCAACAATCCGCACCACAGCCACCATTCCCACCAGGATAGCAACCACGAGACGGCCACCTCGTTATCCGATCGAAACTCGAACAGTTTTGCCTCCTCGCGAGAGTCCTCCACGAGTTTCAGCATGCGCTCCACTCGCAGGAAGATCTCGATAAGCTCTCACACGGGTGGCAAGATACCCTGGTGTGGCTGCTGGGGCAACGGTTGCCTCTAG